The following are encoded together in the Anopheles nili chromosome 3, idAnoNiliSN_F5_01, whole genome shotgun sequence genome:
- the LOC128727460 gene encoding nucleosome-remodeling factor subunit NURF301, translated as MTGRQANGASGSASVGKRRGRPPKTATMDRPKKFQYHLMKKPKYLCKDAQDGGCTPSTSRASSPHGSEESRPSSRRTPAAKSTRGRKSTTRGRPSGRGRGGHHNSSTRKAYSYHESEYHYGSDFGDDSDKSDLDDDYLRSPSDSDESLVHDTDSDFSMTSSSGGPGINGAICLKDPSPDPIWLQDREVTLLELPESSKDLLVPTNIVLKCTSIYEIIRRFRHQVRLSPFRFEDFCAAIWSDEQSALLTELHIMLLKAILREEDSQQTHFGPLDQKDSVNIALYLIDSITWPEVLRSYIESDPALDQGVLRILTSTEYPYVPADDRLYVLQFLTDQFLVTSQVRDDVMQEAIRYDDHCRVCHRVGELLCCETCPAVFHLDCVEPPLEDVPKEDWQCNLCKSHKVSGVMDCISTQEKQGMLSRQEMLGYDRHGRKYWFVVRRLFVENEDASQVWYFSTVKQFELLLSKLDAEEYEAELYYELNQKYRDDIVRQMTLTETLTNQHKAGKKSYIDVDNQRIEKLLLGHFDEHDKESLPSHVEGEDDERDQEQDRKRLSGENGGEEGTNKEKQQADETILKDDDDQNVTGGQHLNGGGSKHVTRSKTGSLTPRTFNLDELKKKSSKDEASSSGTASSTSDGIDRLTRQKVTQLSNGTLFFKLGMENGYKNYVNQYAVHPIALNKPQRNEERDKKRHLSHKFSLTTVSEFKWLGGGLYASQQQIITTIRQTLLALEQALSTPFMHHNWGRLRKVWINAIGVCTRPAEFARAMCILQSCLRGVVFASVWHEQLGHTKMYRITLAEREEKKKLEKREKRERDDEEERNRTAVNFVKYSLGLKHQVWKQKGEEYRIHGQWDWIWMGNGRRKKMVPGRMLNEAAYIVLPVVVPETGEQKLQKLEFRSYEAYLRCEGKEKEQRHLSPAVDFLTDIDSLNEKLLQKLNLIKTFKVPQEYSAEIDVSRALATPQGRLLYPKVGRKCPLLDGLLQRRTNLREAEEQRIKLTKERQDEGLGDEPSVVSKSETSSNTTIITVRVLPASECIEKQLHRIVNSRGTGTQVGSSNTKPHLTAYQQHLRNRQYSEKLQNLASQVQELRVKYYYVNRMSTQSRCYSAECRTTSDTNFSSFPLKECFSPLCRQKIALKAKLFSMLKQLQVLEIQHSSTLPSNTAGATAATTTPSKSILEQKLTEVKKESFDNLLTNFSVNVFKSLNEDLERSKRTMVDFNEELLNRLTANVTTKQTDSLDGAIKVEPNPLSSASMMECEDVVKEEVVCSTEVNAGDSSCALLDETTTTTVADTKPMDVDDGETSASVPVNENSNSFSSDVSNGDNSTRVTRGRGRSRTAVKSNENTVVCENKDIVDTGCIKPKQEEEQEKKLHLMIPMKPNRRFALPSRSIKKEDAEEKEAAPDGSMRVYSVNNTRGKIYLKKTLPPAVMVASGSVEGKPKTETRIPVLGNGKPRYPVVNYFRTKKVGVSSIMVLPRGELLKLAKHGGRLQVAGFHHLAKTNSSVWPYPCSRPLFKTCWLYRSVNLSSLAAVGLQLRILWTCLRWDDMAMKPLTADGKHQVTTESEIMSLELLRHKHIGMFNERLQYLRRKVVIPLELPKTIREVQSIRSGLRKRKRAESPQHTEPQVSEEWIDEDKLELWEIKLYGEKQEKLAAASAQPVTRNSTGKLPISNRNNDPSSVSSPAGGLTKAGSAINSKASREEINEKMEQQLRLQRAAHNQKRALELKQEAVSTPKGAGIIQRKILVKNPDGTTKIIQQNVTTSSTSTATHAAGTSKPDGPQKVQIIRGPDGKVSVRGLNPGQQLIQTPDGKLHVLSNNPNSPKQMITKIGQKIVKMGATPATTNSTASSTVTSGDGVASSTPTQHILNKGVLMRNATTTPTGVLSQPVKQVVQRQILQKVQTPSSSTVGQTVQQLVSTTPQKILINNQNTLQKVITSSGHQLLTTTTPVQKVVTQSNLQQLLQGTQPQGGQKVIVEPTAAAAAAAAATGTAQSPMPTQKVLLATTPGQPTVAKQILIQNTTSAGGTPQQIIFNHGGQKMVQQIVATPGQQIMIGGQRIILNSGQKLVSNTPIQIQTQPAVVSMSGGGQLTATGTMQQIQKVQQIVTAAQPTVATTTIQSQQQPQQTQQIQFQIQQPAGIQTVTTSPQQQQPTVVSQAQSLAQQLSNGKLQLANVSGQQVLLRPIGNNQAHIVAHIKSQPNGTAQIIPVGNLTDPTQAQQQQLQQQQQQQIIQQQPILQPAGVAVQQVLQTTTNINNAVIQQQQQISNSVEQSLLQGQPPGTVIKCVTAQVVQTGQGPRIVLQGLQGSDFTPQQSALVQHQVKQQLLKAQESNGRQGVIGPTKIYLAIQPAQNSIANASAAASHPPPLTPVQIKHDSGAPIQIHHQDNVAEPMIESVAIEDNASVSLATAVPIITGSNNNNSSVDDGKPRIISNIIINGANNASLINPLVKKELIQKVSNNLNKQQQQQKLQEQKTMEAETEPSEDTARLLKDVANETKALEGQEGNEGKDSFVVTPDYIQQLINNARKQGNTPEIEEKLLNLQRYHEKQTKPEDRTDRTIALQHNYSNMTGTRNESHSNNSRIRKRTTPRGEEDDEEWQMETPKRSRPSKSATSATGATVTSPTASSVGSRERKLSNNEAAHISSPSRKRTPGSSHQLHESPTTTSTKSSPTAVPNACHISTDNKLESLSSGRHRNVDKRKQTIAMPQSISGETPLVDVAAASVSASTTNSPQQSPRQIKSQAQLNRHKEQLKKDILKKRSHLEKELQVQIQKELSVELQSASSTMNIRAASAAGGGGVVAAAGTTASTSLVLQQEQNTNMLQSSTVEAAVSNTDGHDGNEMLSPPGRGSLKHATDKSSSASTVTTTTRRRTIAAAGNASAGKEPTGGSGASVTVASSKRGQKHSSPAASKAPGNRASGSRGQTRRNTKKNNKAQTHCICQTPYDDSKFYVGCDLCNNWFHGDCVGISEAESKKITEYICSECKHARDTQELYCLCRQPYDESQFYICCDKCQDWFHGRCVGILQCEANNIDEYSCPNCHMNNSINFANMKTLSPKEFENLKKLIKQIQQHKSAWPFMEPVDPNEAPDYYRVIKEPMDLQKIEGKIDNKIYQTLSEFIGDMTKIFDNCRYYNPKESPFFRCAESLESFFVQKIKHFREHLIDHESAVGSAADIVLTTTATTVVAANVSPTA; from the exons ATGACTGGTCGGCAAGCCAATGGAGCAAGCGGAAGCGCCTCCGTTGGTAAACGGAGAGGTCGGCCGCCAAAAACAGCCACCATGGATAGACCGAAAAAGTTTCAGTATCATCTAATGAAAAAACCTAAATATTTATGCAAGGATGCACAGGATGGCGGCTGTACTCCTTCTACTTCCCGTGCCTCTTCTCCACACGGAAGTGAAGAAAGCCGACCTTCTTCGCGACGGACACCGGCAGCTAAGAGCACCAGAGGTAGAAAATCTACTACTCGTGGTCGTCCGAGCGGCCGGGGACGAGGTGGACATCATAATTCGTCTACTAGGAAAG CCTATTCATACCACGAGTCAGAATATCATTATGGGTCCGACTTCGGAGACGACAGTGACAAAAGCGATCTCGATGATGATTACTTGCGCTCACCCAGTGATTCGGACGAAAGCCTTGTTCATGATACGGACAGTGATTTCTCAATGACCAGTTCGAGTGGAGGTCCTGGAATCAACGGAGCAATTTGTTTAAAAGATCCGAGTCCAGATCCGATCTGGTTACAGGACCGCGAAGTAACACTGCTGGAACTTCCGGAATCCTCAAAAGATCTTCTAGTGCCTACGAACATTGTGCTCAAGTGCACGTCTATATACGAAATTATCCGGAGGTTTCGTCATCAAGTTCGATTAtcgccgtttcgtttcgaagaCTTTTGCGCGGCCATTTGGAGCGACGAGCAGAGCGCTTTGCTCACTGAACTACACATTATGCTATTAAAAGCAATATTGCGCGAAGAAGATTCTCAACAGACACATTTCGGTCCACTTGATCAGAAGGACAGCGTTAACATAGCACTGTATCTGATCGATTCCATTACTTGGCCGGAAGTATTGCGAAGCTACATAGAAAGCGATCCAGCTTTGGATCAAGGTGTATTAAGGATTTTAACTTCAACAGAGTACCCGTATGTTCCGGCAGATGATCGCTTATATGTATTACAATTTTTAACTGATCAGTTCCTTGTAACATCACAAGTACGGGATGATGTAATGCAGGAAGCGATACGCTACGATGACCATTGTCGAGTGTGCCATCGGGTAGGAGAGCTGTTGTGCTGTGAAACATGTCCTGCAGTGTTCCATCTGGATTGCGTCGAACCACCGTTAGAAGACGTGCCAAAGGAAGACTGGCAATGCAATCTGTGCAAATCGCATAAAGTATCTGGCGTGATGGACTGTATCTCGACACAGGAAAAACAAGGCATGTTGTCACGTCAAGAAATGCTAGGATACGATCGACATGGGCGCAAATATTGGTTCGTAGTACGACGACTCTTCGTCGAGAATGAGGACGCATCTCAGGTGTGGTACTTCAGTACGGTGAAACAATTTGAGCTACTGTTATCGAAACTCGATGCTGAAGAATATGAGGCTGAGTTATACTACGAATTAAATCAGAAATATCGTGACGACATCGTGCGACAAATGACGCTTACTGAAACATTAACAAATCAACacaaagcgggaaaaaaatctTACATCGACGTAGACAATCAACGCATTGAGAAGTTGCTGCTTGGTCATTTTGATGAGCATGACAAAGAAAGTCTGCCGTCACACGTTGAAGGTGAAGATGATGAAAGAGATCAAGAGCAGGATAGGAAGAGGCTGTCCGGTGAGAACGGAGGTGAAGAAGGCACTAATAAGGAAAAGCAACAGGCAGATGAAACAATTCTcaaggacgacgatgatcAAAACGTTACAGGAGGACAGCATCTTAATGGTGGTGGTAGTAAACACGTTACTCGATCCAAAACAGGTTCACTTACcccaaggacttttaatttggatgaattaaaaaagaaaagttcaaAAGATGAAGCTTCAAGTTCCGGGACGGCAAGCTCAACATCGGACGGGATCGATCGGTTAACTCGTCAGAAAGTAACACAATTGTCTAACGGAACGCTCTTCTTCAAGTTGGGGATGGAGAATGGATATAAAAATTATGTCAATCAGTACGCCGTCCATCCTATAGCACTGAACAAACCACAGCGCAATGAGGAACGCGACAAAAAACGACATTTATCGCATAAATTCTCACTGACGACAGTTTCGGAATTCAAATGGCTGGGAGGTGGATTATACGCGAGTCAGCAGCAAATTATTACTACCATTCGGCAAACTTTACTTGCACTAGAACAAGCGCTTTCGACTCCGTTCATGCATCACAACTGGGGTAGGCTACGGAAAGTGTGGATCAATGCGATCGGCGTATGCACACGCCCGGCAGAGTTTGCACGAGCTATGTGCATTTTACAATCTTGCTTGAGAGGAGTCGTGTTTGCCAGCGTATGGCATGAGCAACTTGGCCACACAAAAATGTATCGCATAACATTGGCTgaacgagaagaaaagaagaaactaGAGAAACGAGAGAAACGTGAGcgtgatgatgaagaagaacGAAATCGAACGGCAGTTAACTTTGTGAAGTATTCGCTTGGTTTAAAGCACCAAGTTTGGAAGCAGAAAGGAGAAGAATATCGAATCCACGGACAATGGGATTGGATATGGATGGGTAACGGGcggcgaaagaaaatggttCCCGGGCGAATGCTGAATGAGGCTGCGTATATTGTGCTTCCCGTGGTAGTACCCGAAACGGGGgaacaaaaattacaaaaactaGAGTTCCGTTCATATGAGGCATATCTTCGCTgtgaaggcaaagaaaaggaGCAAAGACATCTATCACCGGCGGTTGATTTTTTAACTGATATTGACTCTTTGAACGAAAAGTTACTGCAGAAGTTGAATCTTATCAAAACATTCAAGGTTCCGCAAGAGTATAGTGCAGAGATTGATGTCTCACGTGCATTGGCTACGCCACAGGGTCGTTTACTGTACCCAAAGGTGGGTAGAAAATGTCCTTTGTTAGATGGGTTGCTACAACGACGCACTAACTTGCGAGAGGCCGAAGAACAACGCATTAAGCTAACCAAAGAGCGGCAGGACGAGGGTTTAGGCGATGAACCATCCGTGGTTTCTAAATCGGAAACTTCGAGCAATACCACAATTATAACAGTGCGAGTGCTTCCAGCCAGCGAATGCATTGAGAAACAGCTACATCGAATCGTCAACAGTCGTGGCACGGGAACGCAAGTTGGTAGCTCCAACACAAAACCCCATTTGACTGCGTACCAGCAGCATCTACGTAATCGTCAGTATAGCGAAAAGTTGCAAAATCTGGCTAGTCAGGTGCAAGAATTGCGTGTAAAATATTATTATGTAAATCGTATGTCAACGCAGTCTAGATGTTATTCGGCTGAGTGCAGAACAACCAGTGATACAAACTTTTCCTCATTCCCTTTAAAAGAATGTTTTTCTCCGTTGTGTCGCCAGAAAATTGCCTTGAAAGCAAAACTGTTCAGTATGCTTAAGCAGCTGCAGGTGTTGGAGATTCAGCATAGTAGTACCTTGCCATCCAACACGGCGGGAGCAACAGCGGCAACAACAACGCCTTCAAAGTCCATTTTGGAGCAGAAACTAACGGAAGTAAAAAAGGAAAGTTTTGATAACTTGCTTACTAATTTCTCAGTTAATGTATTCAAATCATTAAATGAAGACTTGGAGCGTTCGAAGCGTACAATGGTAGACTTCAATGAGGAGCTGCTTAACAGGCTTACAGCCAACGTTACCACAAAACAAACGGATTCTCTTGATGGTGCAATAAAAGTGGAGCCTAACCCTTTATCTTCAGCGTCCATGATGGAATGTGAAGATGTAGTTAAAGAAGAAGTTGTCTGTAGCACTGAAGTTAATGCCGGTGATAGCAGTTGCGCTTTACTCGATGAAACCACGACGACAACAGTAGCTGATACTAAACCGATGGATGTTGATGATGGCGAGACGTCTGCAAGCGTACCGGTAAATGAGAATTCTAATTCGTTTTCTTCGGATGTTTCGAATGGGGACAACAGTACACGCGTTACTCGCGGTCGTGGACGATCGAGGACAGCtgtaaaatcaaacgaaaatacGGTGGTGTGTGAAAATAAAGATATCGTCGACACAGGATGTATCAAACCGAAGcaggaagaagaacaagagAAGAAACTCCATCTTATGATCCCGATGAAACCCAATCGGCGATTTGCATTACCTTCTAGAAGCATAAAGAAAGAGgacgcagaagaaaaagaagctgctCCAGACGGTAGCATGCGTGTCTATTCTGTCAACAACACGAGAGGAAAAATTTATCTTAAGAAAACGCTTCCTCCAGCGGTAATGGTAGCGAGTGGATCCGtcgaaggaaaaccaaaaaccgaGACAAGGATACCTGTTTTGGGCAATGGAAAGCCTCGATATCCTGTTGTCAATTATTTCCGCACTAAAAAAGTTGGTGTATCGTCTATAATGGTCTTGCCTCGCGGAGAATTGTTAAAACTAGCAAAGCATGGTGGTCGGTTGCAAGTGGCCGGTTTCCATCACTtggcaaaaacaaattcatccgTTTGGCCGTACCCATGTTCTAGACCGTTGTTTAAGACTTGTTGGCTGTATCGAAGTGTTAACCTTTCGTCACTGGCAGCAGTAGGATTACAACTGCGCATTCTATGGACTTGCCTGAGGTGGGATGACATGGCGATGAAACCGCTCACAGCTGACGGAAAGCATCAAGTCACTACCGAATCAGAAATTATGTCGTTGGAGCTACTACGCCATAAGCATATTGGAATGTTCAATGAGAGGCTGCAATATCTGCGCAGGAAGGTGGTTATACCGCTTGAGCTTCCGAAAACTATACGAG AGGTTCAATCAATTCGTTCCGGGTTACGCAAACGAAAGCGTGCAGAATCACCACAACACACCGAACCACAGGTTTCAGAAGAATGGATCGACGAGGACAAGCTGGAACTATGGGAGATCAAGCTTTATGgtgaaaaacaggaaaagcttGCTGCGGCATCTGCGCAACCAGTGACACGTAACAGCACGGGCAAATTACCTATCAGTAATCGAAACAACGATCCTTCTTCGGTATCGTCACCTGCCGGAGGATTAACAAAGGCAGGCTCCGCTATCAACAGCAAAGCATCGCGTGaagaaattaatgaaaaaatggAGCAACAATTGCGCTTACAGCGAGCGGCACATAATCAAAAGAGAGCACTGGAGTTGAAACAGG aagCAGTAAGTACTCCAAAAGGTGCTGGAATCATTCAACGTAAAATTTTGGTGAAAAATCCTGACGGAACCACAAAGATCATACAGCAAAATGTCACGACATCATCGACAAGCACAGCGACGCATGCAGCAGGTACATCGAAGCCGGATGGCCCACAAAAAGTTCAAATAATTCGTGGACCTGATGGGAAGGTTAGCGTACGTGGATTGAATCCCGGACAACAACTGATTCAAACTCCGGATGGTAAACTACATGTACTTAGTAACAATCCCAACT CACCCAAGCAAATGATTACCAAAATTGGacaaaaaattgttaaaaTGGGCGCTACACCCGCGACGACCAATTCAACTGCATCATCGACGGTCACCAGTGGTGACGGCGTAGCTTCTTCAACCCCTACGCAGCACATTTTAAACAAAGGAGTTTTGATGCGTAATGCAACAACAACCCCAACCGGAGTATTATCTCAACCCGTAAAACAGGTTGTACAAAGACAAATCCTTCAAAAG GTACAAACTCCAAGCTCCTCGACCGTTGGCCAAACTGTGCAGCAGCTTGTTTCCACGACTCCGCAGAAGATACTTATCAACAACCAGAACACGTTACAAAAGGTTATTACTAGTAGTGGCCATCAGTTGTTAACCACAACCACCCCGGTTCAAAAGGTTGTTACGCAATCTAACTTACAGCAATTGCTTCAGGGTACCCAGCCTCAAGGAGGTCAGAAAGTAATCGTTGAACCGacggctgcagcagctgccgcCGCAGCAGCCACGGGAACGGCGCAATCGCCAATGCCAACGCAAAAAGTTCTACTTGCAACAACTCCTGGTCAACCTACGGTTGCTAAGCAGATCCTGATTCAAAACACTACCAGCGCAGGAGGAACTCCACAACAGATTATATTTAATCATGGGGGACAGAAAATGGTGCAGCAAATAGTTGCTACCCCTGGTCAACAAATAATGATTGGTGGCCAACGGATAATTTTAAATAGCGGTCAAAAACTCGTAAGCAATACCCCAATACAAATTCAAACACAACCTGCTGTTGTGTCTATGTCGGGAGGAGGGCAATTAACAGCGACAGGAACGATGCAGCAAATCCAAAAAGTGCAGCAAATCGTCACTGCCGCTCAACCAACAGTTGCTACAACAACTATACAGTCTcaacagcagccgcagcaaACACAGCAAATCCAGTTTCAAATTCAACAGCCGGCAGGCATTCAAACCGTTACCACATCAcctcaacaacagcaaccgacgGTTGTTAGTCAAGCACAAAGCTTGGCCCAGCAACTTTCGAATGGAAAACTACAGCTGGCTAATGTGAGTGGGCAACAAGTACTGTTGCGACCAATCGGTAATAATCAAGCGCATATTGTTGCACATATCAAATcacaaccgaacggaacggcCCAAATTATTCCCGTGGGTAACTTAACTGATCCAACCCAGGCTCAACAGCAACaattacaacaacaacaacaacagcaaattaTTCAGCAACAACCAATTCTCCAACCTGCTGGTGTAGCAGTGCAACAGGTGTTACAAACGACGACAAACATTAACAATGCGGTCatccaacagcaacagcaaattaGTAACTCAGTGGAACAGTCGCTGCTGCAAGGTCAACCGCCTGGAACGGTTATCAAGTGTGTTACAGCGCAAGTCGTGCAAACCGGTCAAGGACCAAGAATTGTATTGCAAGGATTGCAAGGCAGTGACTTCACTCCACAACAGTCCGCTTTAGTGCAGCATCAAGTCAAGCAACAGTTACTAAAAG CCCAAGAATCAAACGGTCGGCAAGGTGTGATTGGTCCAACAAAGATCTATCTCGCAATTCAACCAGCTCAGAACTCTATAGCGAACGCTAGTGCTGCTGCCAGCCATCCTCCTCCTCTGACACCGGTGCAAATTAAACATGATAGCGGGGCACCTATACAGATTCATCATCAA GATAATGTCGCGGAACCAATGATTGAATCGGTTGCGATAGAAGATAACGCGAGTGTCTCTCTTGCAACTGCCGTGCCAATTATAACCGGATCTAACAACAATAACTCGAGCGTCGATGACGGGAAGCCTCGCATCATATCCAATATTATCATAAATGGTGCTAATAATGCGTCGTTGATAAATCCTTTAGTTAAAAAGGAACTAATACAAAAGGTAAGCAATAATCTGAataagcaacagcaacaacaaaagttGCAGGAACAGAAAACAATGGAAGCAGAAACGGAACCTTCTGAGGATACAGCCAGACTATTAAAGGATGtggcaaatgaaacaaaagcattGGAAGGGCAAGAGGGAAATGAAGGAAAGGATTCTTTCGTTGTTACACCGGATTACATTCAACAAT TGATAAATAATGCTCGCAAACAAGGAAACACCCCAGAGATAGAGGAAAAGTTGTTGAACTTACAACGCTATCACGAGAAGCAGACAAAACCAGAAGATCGTACCGATCGAACAATTGCATTGCAGCATAATTATAGCAATATGACTGGTACCCGAAATGAATCGCATAGTAACAACAGCCGGATTAGAAAGCGTACTACACCACGCGGcgaggaagatgatgaagaatGGCAAATGGAGACTCCGAAACGGTCTCGACCTTCAAAAAGCGCAACATCCGCCACTGGTGCAACTGTGACAAGCCCAACTGCCAGCAGTGTTGGCAGCAGGGAAAGGAAGCTGTCCAACAACGAAGCAGCTCATATCAGTTCGCCGAGTAGAAAACGTACACCGGGCTCTAGTCACCAGTTGCATGAATCGCCAACAACTACGTCGACGAAATCTTCACCGACAGCTGTTCCAAACGCATGTCATATATCAACAGACAACAAGTTGGAATCTCTTTCATCCGGTCGACACAGAAATGTCgataaacgaaagcaaaccatAGCCATGCCACAATCAATAAGCGGGGAAACGCCTCTTGTTGATGTCGCTGCTGCTTCTGTCTCTGCAAGCACCACAAATTCCCCGCAGCAAAGCCCTCGTCAAATCAAATCGCAG GCACAATTGAATCGTCACAAGGAACAGTTAAAGAAAGATATTCTCAAGAAACGATCTCATCTCGAAAAGGAATTGCAGGTACAAATACAAAAGGAACTCTCCGTCGAGCTGCAGTCGGCTTCTAGCACCATGAATATCCGGGCGGCGTCAGCggcaggaggaggaggggtgGTCGCCGCGGCAGGTACGACAGCATCCACCTCCTTAGTTCTCCAGCAGGAACAAAACACCAATATGCTTCAATCATCTACGGTCGAGGCGGCTGTGTCTAATACGGACGGAcacgatggaaatgaaatgctGTCGCCGCCCGGTCGTGGTAGCCTGAAGCATGCGACGGATAAGAGTTCCTCTGCATCGACCGTAACTACTACTACGAGAAGAAG AACAATCGCTGCTGCTGGCAATGCTAGTGCCGGGAAAGAACCTACTGGTGGAAGTGGTGCATCTGTTACAGTTGCTAGTAGTAAACGGGGCCAAAAACATTCCTCACCTGCAGCATCGAAAGCACCTGGCAATCGAGCATCGGGCAGTCGCGGTCAAACCAGACGCAAtacgaagaaaaataacaaagcTCAAACGCATTGCATTTGCCAGACGCCTTATGACGATTCGAA attttatgTCGGTTGTGATCTATGTAACAACTGGTTCCATGGCGATTGCGTTGGGATTAGTGAGGCAGAATCGAAAAAAATCACGGAGTACATCTGTAGTGAGTGTAAGCATGCCCGAGATACACAGGAATTGTACTGTCTTTGCAGACAACCGTATGACGAATCTCA GTTTTACATCTGCTGTGACAAGTGTCAGGATTGGTTTCATGGGCGATGCGTTGGCATATTGCAATGCGAGGCTAATAATATCGATGAATACAGCTGTCCTAACTGCCATATGAACAATTCGATCAATTTCGCCAACATGAAAACACTTAGTCCCAAGGAATTTGAAAATCTTAAGAAGCTAATCAAGCAGATACAG CAACACAAAAGCGCCTGGCCATTCATGGAACCGGTTGACCCGAATGAGGCACCTGATTACTATCGTGTGATAAAAGAACCGATGG ATTTGCAAAAAATTGAAGGTAAAATTGATAACAAGATCTACCAAACATTGTCCGAGTTTATTGGTGACATGACCAAGATATTTGACAATTGTCGATATTACAACCCGAAAGAGTCTCCGTTCTTCCGGTGTGCCGAAAGCTTAGAGTCGTTCTTCGTTCAAAAGATCAAGCATTTCCGCGAGCATCTCATCGATCACGAGTCTGCTGTGGGCTCTGCTGCTGACATCGTGctaacaacaacggcaacgacAGTCGTCGCTGCAAACGTAAGTCCAACGGCGTAG
- the LOC128727319 gene encoding acyl-coenzyme A diphosphatase FITM2 isoform X2 — MATKRKPTPSAPGAGNAARPQMNFRQGLNDTAARSEAKGTRPTATPTSIREVLTMMVLHVCKKIIFFDTGLKVALYLGSLFIVSLIGDFLPYPKTYLARTDNLFNVYFVKLGWAWTLLFSFPYLAMTSVTLCCGNNQRLLRNHLPRLGIATVCWFVWTKLFNVIEASYGRCSTRGFDAKTACLKAGHLWNGFDISGHAFILIYSSLVLMEEARPIIGWEGIKDLLRNEEHNRSNNDNSQTSNPLKGLKDEDLKALKYFYNRFTPTIRLLFIGMTMLQLLWDVMLVGTMLYHHRMVEKVLSGIIAVVTWFVTYRAWYPIPTVLPDPVGKGLFNYQSIVKPEIGLRRRNSLLQPGSSSAAGANPNGAGSSKEIPKFMGMPLYAARQPVYPSATATNTGTGASSLEGSGQPGSFSNSRRKILENRHDPSG; from the exons ATGGCAACCAAAAGGAAACCAACACCATCTGCCCCCGGAGCAGGAAATGCTGCTCGCCCCCAGATGAACTTCCGGCAAGGGTTAAACGATACGGCTGCTCGCAGCGAAGCAAAGGGCACCAGACCGACCGCCACACCGACCTCGATTAGGGAAGTGCTCACGATGATGGTTCTGCACGTATGCAAAAAGATCATCTTCTTCGACACCGGTCTTAAGGTGGCACTGTACTTAGGTTCTTTGTTCATCGTGTCGTTAATCGGTGACTTTCTGCCCTACCCAAAGACCTACTTAGCGCGTACGGATAATCTTTTTAACGTTTACTTCGTCAAGCTGGGCTGGGCGTGGACGttacttttttcctttccctatCTGGCCATGACATCGGTCACCCTCTGTTGCGGGAACAATCAACGTCTTTTGCGGAATCACCTTCCCCGGTTGGGGATAGCGACCGTGTGCTGGTTTGTGTGGACCAAACTGTTCAACGTTATCGAGGCTAGCTATGGCCGTTGCAGTACACGCGGGTTCGATGCTAAAACGGCTTGCCTTAAAGCGGGCCACTTGTGGAATGGATTCGACATTTCTGGCCACGCGTTCATTCTCATCTACTCTAGCTTGGTGTTAATGGAGGAAGCACGGCCCATCATCGGATGGGAGGGCATCAAGGATCTACTGCGCAACGAGGAACACAATCGCAGTAATAACGACAACTCGCAAACTTCTAATCCCCTCAAAGGGCTCAAAGACGAAGATTTAAAAGCACTTAAATACTTCTACAACAGATTCACTCCCACCATTCGGTTGCTCTTTATCGGTATGACCATGTTACAACTGCTTTGGGACGTTATGCTTGTTGGGACAATGCTCTATCATCATCGAATGGTGGAAAAGGTTCTGAGTGGAATCATCGCCGTTGTGACATGGTTTGTCACGTACCGTGCCTGGTATCCGATTCCGACCGTTTTACCCGACCCCGTCGGTAAAGGTCTTTTCAATTATCAATCCATTGTTAAGCCGGAAATAGGACTACGTCGAAGGAACAGTCTTCTGCAGCCCGGTTCGTCCTCGGCAGCCGGTGCAAACCCGAACGGAGCTGGCAGTAGTAAAGAAATTCCCAAATTCATGGGAATGCCACTGTATGCAGCCCGACAACCTGTCTATCCCTCTGCGACGGCCACAAACACCGGTACGGGGGCATCTTCATTAGAAGGCAGTGGACAGCCAGGATCGTTT AGCAACTCTAGACGCAAAATTCTGGAAAACCGACATGATCCATCGGGCTGA